From a region of the Anomalospiza imberbis isolate Cuckoo-Finch-1a 21T00152 chromosome 3, ASM3175350v1, whole genome shotgun sequence genome:
- the SESN1 gene encoding sestrin-1 isoform X5, whose amino-acid sequence MHTLFAESFATLGRLDNVTLVMVFHPQYLESFLKTQHYLLQMDGPLPLHYRHYIGIMAAARHQCSYLVNLHVNDFLHVGGDPKWLNGLENAPQKLQNLGELNKMLAHRPWLITKEHIEQLLKTEENSWSLAELIHAVVLLTHYHSLASFTFGCGISPEIDCEGGHTFRPPSVSNYCICDITNGYHGVDEIHASPAGSIPSTESVCEVEALMEKMKQLQECRDEEEASQEEMATRFEREKRESMFVCSSEDEESAATRDVSRHFEDTSYGYKDFSRHGMHVPTFRVQDYSWEDHGYSLVNRLYPDVGQLLDEKFHIAYNLTYNTMAMHKDVDTSMLRRAIWNYIHCMFGIRYDDYDYGEINQLLDRSFKVYIKTVVCTPEKTTKRMYDSFWRQFEHSEKVHVNLLLVEARMQAELLYALRAITRYMT is encoded by the exons ATGCACACGCTATTTGCAGAGTCTTTTGCCACGCTGGGCCGACTGGACAATGTCACCTTGGTGATGGTTTTCCACCCGCAGTATCTCGAAAGCTTTCTAAAAACTCAGCACTATCTCCTGCAAATGGATGGCCCGCTCCCGCTCCATTACCGGCACTACATCGGGATAATG GCTGCAGCACGACATCAGTGCTCTTACCTTGTTAACCTCCATGTGAATGACTTCCTTCATGTCGGTGGAGACCCGAAATGGTTGAATGGTCTGGAAAATGCACCTCAAAAATTGCAAAATTTAGGAGAACTGAACAAAATGTTGGCTCACCGACCCTGGCTTATCACCAAGGAACATATTGAG caacttCTGAAGACAGAAGAGAACAGCTGGTCCCTGGCAGAGCTGATCCATGCAGTCGTTCTCCTTACACACTACCACTCCCTTGCTTCCTTCACATTTGGCTGTGGGATCAGCCCAGAGATCGACTGTGAAGGGGGTCACACCTTCAGGCCCCCCTCAGTCAGTAACTATTGCATATGTGATATAACAAATGGTTACCACGGGGTGGATGAAATCCATGCCAGCCCAGCTGGAAGTATTCCA TCTACAGAGTCTGTCTGTGAAGTTGAAGCTCTTATGGAGAAGatgaagcagctgcaggagtgcAGAGATGAAGAGGAAGCCAGCCAAGAAGAGATGGCCACGCGTTttgaaagagagaagagagaaagcaTGTTTGTGTGCTCTTCAG AAGATGAAGAATCTGCAGCAACAAGAGATGTGTCTCGCCACTTTGAGGATACGAGCTATGGTTACAAGGACTTCTCCAGACACGGAATGCACGTGCCCACCTTTCGTGTTCAG GATTATTCCTGGGAAGACCATGGCTATTCCTTGGTTAATCGTCTTTATCCAGATGTGGGACAACTACTTGATGAGAAGTTCCATATTGCTTATAATCTGACTTACAATACAATGGCCATGCACAAAGATGTGGATACCTCAATGCTAAGACGAGCTATTTGGAACTATATTCATTGTATGTTTGGAATAAG ATACGATGATTATGACTATGGTGAAATTAATCAGTTGTTGGACCGCAGCTTTAAAGTTTATATCAAGACTGTGGTTTGCACTCCTGAAAAGACCACAAAAAGAATGTATGATAGCTTCTGGAGACAGTTTGAACACTCTGAGAAG GTCCATGTAAATTTGCTTCTGGTAGAAGCTCGGATGCAAGCCGAACTACTTTATGCTCTGAGAGCTATTACTCGCTATATGACCTGA
- the SESN1 gene encoding sestrin-1 isoform X3, with product MVARPGRQHQELGIRIPRPLGHGPSRFIPEKETIQVGKEDATMHTLFAESFATLGRLDNVTLVMVFHPQYLESFLKTQHYLLQMDGPLPLHYRHYIGIMAAARHQCSYLVNLHVNDFLHVGGDPKWLNGLENAPQKLQNLGELNKMLAHRPWLITKEHIEQLLKTEENSWSLAELIHAVVLLTHYHSLASFTFGCGISPEIDCEGGHTFRPPSVSNYCICDITNGYHGVDEIHASPAGSIPSTESVCEVEALMEKMKQLQECRDEEEASQEEMATRFEREKRESMFVCSSEDEESAATRDVSRHFEDTSYGYKDFSRHGMHVPTFRVQDYSWEDHGYSLVNRLYPDVGQLLDEKFHIAYNLTYNTMAMHKDVDTSMLRRAIWNYIHCMFGIRYDDYDYGEINQLLDRSFKVYIKTVVCTPEKTTKRMYDSFWRQFEHSEKVHVNLLLVEARMQAELLYALRAITRYMT from the exons ATGGTGGCGAGGCCGGGCCGGCAGCACCAG gaACTTGGAATACGAATTCCTAGACCACTGGGACACGGACCAAGCAGATTCATCCCTGAGAAGGAG ACAATTCAGGTGGGAAAGGAGGACGCCACGATGCACACGCTATTTGCAGAGTCTTTTGCCACGCTGGGCCGACTGGACAATGTCACCTTGGTGATGGTTTTCCACCCGCAGTATCTCGAAAGCTTTCTAAAAACTCAGCACTATCTCCTGCAAATGGATGGCCCGCTCCCGCTCCATTACCGGCACTACATCGGGATAATG GCTGCAGCACGACATCAGTGCTCTTACCTTGTTAACCTCCATGTGAATGACTTCCTTCATGTCGGTGGAGACCCGAAATGGTTGAATGGTCTGGAAAATGCACCTCAAAAATTGCAAAATTTAGGAGAACTGAACAAAATGTTGGCTCACCGACCCTGGCTTATCACCAAGGAACATATTGAG caacttCTGAAGACAGAAGAGAACAGCTGGTCCCTGGCAGAGCTGATCCATGCAGTCGTTCTCCTTACACACTACCACTCCCTTGCTTCCTTCACATTTGGCTGTGGGATCAGCCCAGAGATCGACTGTGAAGGGGGTCACACCTTCAGGCCCCCCTCAGTCAGTAACTATTGCATATGTGATATAACAAATGGTTACCACGGGGTGGATGAAATCCATGCCAGCCCAGCTGGAAGTATTCCA TCTACAGAGTCTGTCTGTGAAGTTGAAGCTCTTATGGAGAAGatgaagcagctgcaggagtgcAGAGATGAAGAGGAAGCCAGCCAAGAAGAGATGGCCACGCGTTttgaaagagagaagagagaaagcaTGTTTGTGTGCTCTTCAG AAGATGAAGAATCTGCAGCAACAAGAGATGTGTCTCGCCACTTTGAGGATACGAGCTATGGTTACAAGGACTTCTCCAGACACGGAATGCACGTGCCCACCTTTCGTGTTCAG GATTATTCCTGGGAAGACCATGGCTATTCCTTGGTTAATCGTCTTTATCCAGATGTGGGACAACTACTTGATGAGAAGTTCCATATTGCTTATAATCTGACTTACAATACAATGGCCATGCACAAAGATGTGGATACCTCAATGCTAAGACGAGCTATTTGGAACTATATTCATTGTATGTTTGGAATAAG ATACGATGATTATGACTATGGTGAAATTAATCAGTTGTTGGACCGCAGCTTTAAAGTTTATATCAAGACTGTGGTTTGCACTCCTGAAAAGACCACAAAAAGAATGTATGATAGCTTCTGGAGACAGTTTGAACACTCTGAGAAG GTCCATGTAAATTTGCTTCTGGTAGAAGCTCGGATGCAAGCCGAACTACTTTATGCTCTGAGAGCTATTACTCGCTATATGACCTGA
- the SESN1 gene encoding sestrin-1 isoform X4, whose product MKPLRLELGIRIPRPLGHGPSRFIPEKETIQVGKEDATMHTLFAESFATLGRLDNVTLVMVFHPQYLESFLKTQHYLLQMDGPLPLHYRHYIGIMAAARHQCSYLVNLHVNDFLHVGGDPKWLNGLENAPQKLQNLGELNKMLAHRPWLITKEHIEQLLKTEENSWSLAELIHAVVLLTHYHSLASFTFGCGISPEIDCEGGHTFRPPSVSNYCICDITNGYHGVDEIHASPAGSIPSTESVCEVEALMEKMKQLQECRDEEEASQEEMATRFEREKRESMFVCSSEDEESAATRDVSRHFEDTSYGYKDFSRHGMHVPTFRVQDYSWEDHGYSLVNRLYPDVGQLLDEKFHIAYNLTYNTMAMHKDVDTSMLRRAIWNYIHCMFGIRYDDYDYGEINQLLDRSFKVYIKTVVCTPEKTTKRMYDSFWRQFEHSEKVHVNLLLVEARMQAELLYALRAITRYMT is encoded by the exons atgAAGCCTCTTAGACTG gaACTTGGAATACGAATTCCTAGACCACTGGGACACGGACCAAGCAGATTCATCCCTGAGAAGGAG ACAATTCAGGTGGGAAAGGAGGACGCCACGATGCACACGCTATTTGCAGAGTCTTTTGCCACGCTGGGCCGACTGGACAATGTCACCTTGGTGATGGTTTTCCACCCGCAGTATCTCGAAAGCTTTCTAAAAACTCAGCACTATCTCCTGCAAATGGATGGCCCGCTCCCGCTCCATTACCGGCACTACATCGGGATAATG GCTGCAGCACGACATCAGTGCTCTTACCTTGTTAACCTCCATGTGAATGACTTCCTTCATGTCGGTGGAGACCCGAAATGGTTGAATGGTCTGGAAAATGCACCTCAAAAATTGCAAAATTTAGGAGAACTGAACAAAATGTTGGCTCACCGACCCTGGCTTATCACCAAGGAACATATTGAG caacttCTGAAGACAGAAGAGAACAGCTGGTCCCTGGCAGAGCTGATCCATGCAGTCGTTCTCCTTACACACTACCACTCCCTTGCTTCCTTCACATTTGGCTGTGGGATCAGCCCAGAGATCGACTGTGAAGGGGGTCACACCTTCAGGCCCCCCTCAGTCAGTAACTATTGCATATGTGATATAACAAATGGTTACCACGGGGTGGATGAAATCCATGCCAGCCCAGCTGGAAGTATTCCA TCTACAGAGTCTGTCTGTGAAGTTGAAGCTCTTATGGAGAAGatgaagcagctgcaggagtgcAGAGATGAAGAGGAAGCCAGCCAAGAAGAGATGGCCACGCGTTttgaaagagagaagagagaaagcaTGTTTGTGTGCTCTTCAG AAGATGAAGAATCTGCAGCAACAAGAGATGTGTCTCGCCACTTTGAGGATACGAGCTATGGTTACAAGGACTTCTCCAGACACGGAATGCACGTGCCCACCTTTCGTGTTCAG GATTATTCCTGGGAAGACCATGGCTATTCCTTGGTTAATCGTCTTTATCCAGATGTGGGACAACTACTTGATGAGAAGTTCCATATTGCTTATAATCTGACTTACAATACAATGGCCATGCACAAAGATGTGGATACCTCAATGCTAAGACGAGCTATTTGGAACTATATTCATTGTATGTTTGGAATAAG ATACGATGATTATGACTATGGTGAAATTAATCAGTTGTTGGACCGCAGCTTTAAAGTTTATATCAAGACTGTGGTTTGCACTCCTGAAAAGACCACAAAAAGAATGTATGATAGCTTCTGGAGACAGTTTGAACACTCTGAGAAG GTCCATGTAAATTTGCTTCTGGTAGAAGCTCGGATGCAAGCCGAACTACTTTATGCTCTGAGAGCTATTACTCGCTATATGACCTGA